The Solanum stenotomum isolate F172 unplaced genomic scaffold, ASM1918654v1 scaffold33028, whole genome shotgun sequence genome contains the following window.
TTCTATATGTTTCTGTATATTTCTGTGTATTTCTTCTGTATGTTGAAAATAACTAGTAACATccctatttataaaattatttatatacgTATACATCTATTTTAAAAAACTGATCGAAAGTAGAACATAATTAACCGTGCACCATGAGGAGTTGGTACAAGCTAGAGAAATCACTCGCGAGACCAGAATTTGAATCCATCTAGTGTcttatttcattgtttttattttaagtttaatttAAAGCTTATATTTGAGTCATTAGTGACCAATTGAATACTACATTATCcgttaatatttattattgaaaattttgctaACGGCCTAAAGTAAGATAATATTGATGCACCTCGATAATATTGGAGCACccaaagtcttcaaatcctgAGTTCACCTCCAAGTCCATATGTATAATTTGATTAGGAGTATTTGTAAGTGTCAAGATTATCTCTTTATTCAAAATTGAACTCATATCTATATGTACTAGATGGTGGGTGCCCGGCGCGCACGGACCCAATATTTATCCATCTCTGTGTGTAAAAATTATCTTGGAACGCAAAACAGATGAGATAGCAGCACCAAAACAAATGGATCTAAATCAATGAGCATCAAAAGAACACCAGAGACcggtaacaaaaaaaaaaatttatgcttTATTTAGTAGCTAACATAAACTACATGCAGTAGGATGATAAACATAGCAAATAAACAGGtctaaaatatattgaataatttaaGAATTTAAAATGCAATTATAACAGTGCAACTATGTTTGTTGAACAACAAACATAGAATCAAAGTTAGGATGCCTCtcattttgagaaatttatagAATCTTTCTTAAAGTTCAGTTTTAATAACAAAATGgtttatcaaaattttattgatcaagACATCAAATCTCACCATAGGAGCTAGGTCATTCTCATGTGATATTATAAGATTTTCAATAGCTAGATATTAATTTATCAGAAGCTCAACTATccaaatgaattttaaaagatgaatttcattttttaccGTTAattctatactaccttaaaagcatgaactccaaacttgaatgttgaattacaataatacccccaattaaaaaaatactcaatttatttacttattaatttaaataagtttattatattgaaagtagataccttttcaaattaaaggattgcgactttttcaatgagttgtgattttccaaagggttgtgacttttttttacgggttgtgactttttcaatgagttgtcacttttccaaagggttgtgattttttcgaagagctgtgacttttctaaagggttgtgccttttctgatgagttgtgcctttttcaaagggttgtggcTTTGCTGATATGCAGTGACTTTTTTGAAAGGCTGTGACTTTTCGGATAAGGCACAATTAACacctattcatactactatttgaCAGTTATAAAAAGAGGGGTTTCCTCGCACTTTTAAACTACATTTTCTTTAAgttctctactcttcttcttcttaaaaaatctcaagtgttatttgcaaaaattgattaagttcaaaattcaagGTACCTCATAAGAAAAAGTTGGTGAAAAAATTGTAGGaatcattcatcaattcacaCTCGTATTTTTTTCTTACCATTTTCATGAGTTCAGTGATGAAAAGTTGTGGGAGAGACAATAAAATTAAACAGATATGAAAAAAGGCATATGAtttgggtaagatatttcttctttatttttttattttctattcttttccctcaaacgaaggagtttcttcctaatttttctaaaacaatGGGTATCAACGTAGtccattgaattattagttttgatattaaattcactattcaaaaatagattttcacttttacttataatatgataacatagtcatgataataattattgttTAATAGATATGTACGTAAAAATGAACGTagaaagtaaagtgttggtgTCAAGAGATTTAAATCAAATGGAACACTAGAGTAAATatagcatgaacatatatttttgtcttccttcttcattgacTATGTATTGttccatataatttttctttatgtcacaagatacacaCTCTTTactagctatataaaaatagataagaaaattgTGATTGATCATTAAATGATCTTATATCATATTAATgattctataaataatactttacattttattcatctattgttttttattattgaaaattttaaatatttaatatcatGATACAACTTCTATAAGAAAAATCATTATTAGGAAAAGAACgtgctttaaaaaaaaaggagaaataataaatttaattggaaAAAGACAGTTTTGACTTATTAagtaacaataacaacattTATAGATCAAACTATTGAAGACAATGATATTTTTGGATCAAACTATCAACCAAggatatttttattcattttacaTGATTTAAGAATATTGTAAACCCTTTTTCAGCTAATTAAATCAtcacaaaatccaaaaaaagaagaagttgttTTCCAACACATGTTTCCACACACTAAGAAAAGCCAAAAACAGAAAGAAACTAAACATTGAAAAAcgaaaacataagaaaaaacaGCAAACTTGATTGATGGTTGGAGAAGGCAAGTTGATGAAGTGAGAGCTTCTTCTCTGTTGATTTAacacaaatattatttatttatatttatataaaagaggaACAAAAAAATACTACTAAATTGTGGACAAGAgagtatttttaatttcatttttttaacatataaataaaGCATTGTCTTAAATGTGGATAAGCAAGAGAACACACAGTAGACGAATTATGTTCAAACCAATTATACTCACTCAAAAAACttaaaacaataataagaaaTGAAACACTAAAACCACTCAATTAATAACCAATGTGCTTGGCAGAAATGTCATTCCCCCATTAATACCTCTACGATTATGAAGACatcatatatctatatatatatatatgcttgaAAAGCTTCACTACGTATAATTCCTCCTCAACAGCTCCACGTCTTTCATTCTCTCAGGAATCTCCTTTAAATTTGGACAGTCATGGATACCAACACCTTTAATCAGAGGCATGGCACTTGTGCCTAAATCCCATCTTTCTAGCTTTGAAAGATCACGAAGACAAAGGAACTCTAGTTGACTGAAGCCATTATCACTGcacattatttcttttccttcataAGCTCCAACCAAATGGAGATTCCTTAGGTTTGGCAACATTCCCAATATAGGCATCGGATCTTCCGTCAGTTTTGAGTTCTCAAGAAGCATCATTGTGATGGAATTTGGAAACAGAGGCAGTTTCTCTATTCTCCCTTTTAACAACAATTTCTGGAGCTTTTCACaacaattaacaaattcaagGGATGGGAATGATTCAGTTTCTTGACAAAACAATGTGAGAGTGCTAAGGTTTTTCAAGCTGCTAATGTTGTTTAGGGAGTAAGATATGCTAATATGAAACATGCTTAATTCTCgaagattgactaaatcaacaGGATCAACATATTTCCATTGATCACAAAAAACTCTTTCAAGAACTTGAAGACTAGTGAGTTTGCTTATATGTGCCAGAGGTTTTGAATACCGAACAACTAAATGTCTTAAATTTATCAAGTCAGCTGTTTCGCGGGGTAGTTGGCAAGTATTGTATCCAAAGTTAGTGACAACAAGTGTCTGTAGATTCTTGAGGTTGCCAATGGAAGATGGAAGATCACGGATACCTCTCAATCTTAACAACTTTAGGTGGTACAAACTCCCTATGGCATCAGGTATAGCACCACCGCCTTTAATATCCAAGTACAACACATATATATGTCGAAACACATCTATATGTTGGAACACGTTACGAAAATCCTGATCGAAGAACATAATTGACCTCAACTTCAAATTAGAAAGATCAAGTAAGTGATACCTTTCTCCTTGACCATGAATGGCAAGTCTGATACATGAAGAGGATTTGGAGTGCTTTCTTGGATGATAAATGTCAAAGAGGTTTGTGTCGGATGCCTTTTGTATGGCAAGATCACGGAGTAAATCATGAATCCTACATTCAATAACTTTTTCCCAAAACGTATTCACCACTTGAACCAAGCTTCGTCTTATCAGCTCATTCAAGAAGCCTTCAGCCACATCCTccattctttcttctccatttGGTACGAAACCCTCAGCCATCCACAACCTTATTATGTTTTCAGCCTCGAGAACTTGATCTTCTGGAAAAATACCCAAGTACAGAAAACACTGCTTGAGCACAATTGACAAATCGTTGTAGCTTAATGATAGAATGCAGGAGATTTCAATAAATTTATCTTCAATAATGTTCTTCCAAAGTTGATCTTTCACTTCTTGCCATTTGTCCAGCCCCCCTCTATGCGAAAGTAGTCCACTCAATACAACAATTGCAAGAGGTAAGCCTCTACACTTTTCCACCATATCCTTGGCTAGACTTTCCATTGCTGGAACCATTGCTCGAACATCAAGTAGTTTCTTACGAAAGAGAtcccaactttcttcttgaCTTAGGAAACGAAGTTTATGAACAAAACCTCTGTCGTCTGCTCTTTCAGCGACATCCTCTTTGCGCGTGGTAATAATGACTCTGCTGCCATTCTTGCTATCCGGGAATGCTCTTTTCAAACTTTCCCATGCTTCTCTCTGCCATACATCATCAACCACCACAAGGTATTTGCGTTCTTTCAATAGATCACGAAGGTGAACTTCTAGATCTCCTTCTGTCATAGTTTCTAACAATCCTAGAGTTCCCTTGGTGCGACCTTGGATGGATTTTATGATAGTCTTGAGAAGATCCATGGTGTTGTACTCTTGAGAAACACATATCCAAGCACGTGTAGGGAAGCTACTGAGTATATCAGGACTGTTGTAGAGGTTTCTGGCAAGAGTGGTCTTGCCTAATCCGCCCATGCCATGAATGGAGAGGACGGTTCGACGAGGCTCTGCTTTGAGAAGTTGAGCTAGCAATGTTTGTACAACATCCTGAAGTCCAACAAAAATGTAATCCTGGTCATCCACATATGAGGTAGTTCTCCTCAATGTTCTAACCATGGCAGACTGATTACTTGGCCCTTCTCCAGCATTACTATTGATATTTGTAATACCATAAGTCTCTCGTTTGCGAGAGATATCTATGATTCGCTGTTTGAGTGATTGAATCTCCTCGGCGACATTGTAGAATTTCTTCTCCTTCCTATATATGCAAACGCAAGCCTTGAGATGACTAGCAAATTCATCGTCATCACCTTTATCAGCCTCAAAGCTGTAAGTCTCGAGTATAGCGACAGCATCATTCGCAACAGAATTGATTTCAAACACCCATTGTTGAACTCTATGATCTACACATTGCTTTAGTTCTGCATCTTTGAGGAAAGACTGTATGAAGAGTAGCTCATTTTTCAGCCACTCAATTTCCTTTCTCAGATTTTTACGCAGGGAAACTTGTTGCATGAGGAAATCACCCAATTTTTGAACTGCAAATGACAGAAAGGCATCAGCCATCTTCAGGAATACTACTTCTGATTGAAATACAAGTTGGAAAATGGGAGATAGAGATCAAAAGCAATAAGAGGGGACTGTATATTGGAATACAAGTTGGAAAATGGGAGATAGACATaaaagtaagaacaaataaTGTGTTCAATTAAGGGTCCACTTATCACTTATGTGATTAaagtttagaaaaaaatgaaacatgacCATGTGGTTTCCGAATAAAAGAATTACGATTAGACAACCattatcaaaaaggaaaaagatgtATTAAAGCTTTTTGAAGggtacatttttttttggaatatctCACTGCTCCTTGATTGTCCATATCTAATGCGGTGATTAAATATGATGATTCATGGTAATGGCGGTTAGTGGTATTAAATATCTAGTAATTCTGTTTTATCACGCAATACTTTTCGTGTAGTTCCTCTTTCAAATTACTGATGTGTGACAGTATGTAAATAACGCAAAACAATACAATCTAGTAGTCTAGTTTCAATCCGCTCATATTCAATTCAACCCGCCCATTTTAAGTCGTCGTACAAGACCTTGTACGCTAGAAATGTTCACAAGAAAATTGACTCAGCTGCCTCTTTTAGTCGGATACTTATGAAAGTTGCATTGTCTCCTCTGATGGTTTCTTTTCCCTTGCTTCTTGACCTTCAAGCTTCGATAAGTTAGCGATGGCTTCTGATATAGCCTTTGGTAGCCAAAATCCAGGTCTTTCAATAGAGGCTGCACGATCAAGTACCAATGGTTCCCGCAATGTGATCTGAATGCCATCATATGTCCACAACGCTAAATCTGCTTCGCCTTTCAAACCTAGGGAGAACCATCCTAAGCCAGCAACCGCAACATCTGCTCTTGACATCCGAGCTCGTTCCACGTGCTTTTACTTCCTGCTTTTTCCATTGTCCCAACTCAGAAACTCACTCCATGGAAATGGGAGGctgaagattaaaaaaaaaaaacagaacaaTTAGCATAGTTCTGTGCTCTTTACAAATGTTCTCCTTTTACGCTTGAGCAGATTGAAACCATCTTAGAGGCATCGATACGCCAGTTTAATCTGTGGCCCATAATAATCAATGGTACACATATTGTATGGTGTCCAAATTTGAAGGTGAAAGATAGGAGCAGAAGATTATGAAAAAGAGCACCGGAGAGTGTTGAACAACCACAACTCGTTAGATATAGTTAACGATGCAAGTTGCTAATCTTCCTGGAGCAAATATCCCTTTGGATATTAACTTGGAAAAACATACACAGAAAGAACAAAAACCTGCAATCATGTTGTGATGCATTTGGGCCACAGAACCCAAGGAAAAGATTCCATTACATGATCAATATTCGATATGTATAGTCTGCTATGAATAGCAGTATTTCATCCTTTCCCGCCGTTTTCTTGATGTTGCTTTAGGAAGTAATGTAGTGCCCACTTGGTCAGAACTTAGAAGGGATCAGGCATATGAATAGACAGGTTACAAAAGCTCCATTGCAAACTCCCAATGGAGAAAATGGTTAGTCTAGTCCCAGCCTTATTAAGTGTCATCAAAAGCATACTGATACAGTTCGAGTGGAATTGGCAATAAAGGAGGAAATATTATTGAATCAGAAATACTGCAGGAATTGGAGATTACCTGCAATCTCACTCCAGCATGGTTGTTCTTGAACTCATCGGCATTTTCTGCCTTCCCTAGATGAAGAGAAACACTTGGTGATGCCCAGACAGTGACATAGATTGTTTCTACTGATGCAAGAACTAGATACAGTCTAACTAAGCCCCCAATATGTACAGTCTGCCCATGCTGCAAGAAAATTGTGAAAATACATTTTAGAGTCAAAAAGTCTTTTTGATCTCAGGCAAGAAATTGAGTTGCAGTCATGTATATCTTTAACTGcaatataaaacttaaaaaacagCTAAAGATGAGGGACGAATAAAAGGAGCTATCTGAATCCCAAACCATTTGATTAGGGGTCAGTTTACAATGATTTAAGGTCATTTTGTCAAATTTCTCTCCATTTCGAAGTTCACAGCCCTCGCACTGGCTTCATCAATATGCATAGGATTCTTCAAAGTAAAGTGAAGTAAGCCTTCAGTTAAGAGGAAACTACAAACTACAAACAACAATGTTCAAACCAATTAGACTCACTCAAAAAGCTTAAAACAATAagaaatcaaacactaaaaccACTCTCATTGATAGCCCGGAAATAACCAATGTCTTCAAGTGCTTGGCAGAAATGCCCCCATCAATACCTCTATGATTATAAAGAGGCCGAAATAAGACATCATATATGCTTGAAAAGCTTCACCATGTATAATTCCTCTTCAACAGCTCCACGTCTTTCATTCTCTCAGGAATCTCTTTTAAATTTGGACAGTCATGGATACCAAGACATTTAATCAGAGGCATGGCATTTGTGCCTAAATGCCATCTTTCTAGGTTCTCAAGATCATAAAGAATAAGGAACTCCAGTTGACTGAAGTTGTTATCACTGcacattatttcttttccttcataAGCTCTAAACAAATCGAGATTCCTTAGGTTTGGCAACATTCCCAAAATAGGCATCGGATCTTCTGTCAGTACTGAGAACCTCAGAACCATCATTGTGATGGAATTTGGAAACAGATCAGGCAGTTTCTCTATTCTCCCATCTAACCACAATTTCTGGAGCTTTTCACaacaattaacaaattcaagGGATGGGAATGATTGACCACCTATACAAAACGATCTGAGAGTGCTAAGGTTTTTCAAGCTGCTAATGTTGTTTAGGGAGTAAGATTTGTTAATATACTCCATGCTTAATTCTCGAAGATTGACTAAATCGACAGGGTCAACATCTTTCCACTGATCACAAGAGATGCCATCAACAACTTGAAGACTGGTGAGTTTGCTTATATGTACCAGAGGTTTTGAATAGTACCGAGCAACTAAATGTCTTAAATTTATCAGGTCAGCTATCTCGCGGGGTAGTTGGCAAGTGTATCCGCCCGCATCAACAACAAGTGTCTGTAGATTCTTGAGGTTGCCAATGGAAGACGGAACATCACAGATACCTCTCAAACTTAAGAACTTGAGGTGGTACAAACTTCCTATGGCATCAGGTACTATGGACATATTCCCAACAGGCATATCCAAGTACAACACATATAGATGCTGGAACACACTCCTGAAGTTTATAAGACTCATGTTACGAAAATCTGGATCGAAGAACATAATTGACCTCAACTTTAAGTTAGAAAGATCAAGTGAGAGGTACCTTTCTCCTTGACTATGAATCACATGTCTGATACATAAAGAGGATATGGAGTGGCTTCTTGGATCATAAATGTCAAAGAAGTTTACCTCCAATGCCTTTTGTATTGCAAGATCATGGAGTAAATCATGAACCCTACATTCAGTAACTCTTTCCCAAAATGTATTAGCCACTTGAACCAAGCTTCGTCTTATCAGCTCATTCAAGAAGCCTTCAGCGACATCCTCCATTCTTTCATCTCCTCTGGGTATGAAACCCTCCGCCATCCACAACCATATTATGTTATCAGCCTTGACCACTTGATCTTCTGGAAAAATACCAAAGTAGAGAAAACACTGCTTGAGCGCAGTTGACAAATCATTGTAGCTTAAGGATAGTATATTAGAGAtttcaatagatttatcttCTTTAATGTTCTTCCAAAGGTGATCTTTCACCTTTTGCCATTCGTTTAGCCCCTTTTTATGCGAAAGTAGTCCGCTCAATACAACAATGGCAAGAGGTAAGCCTCTACACTTTTCCACCATATCCTTAGCTAGACTTTCCATTTCTGGAACCATTGCTCGAACATCAAGTAGTTTCCTACAAAAGAGATCCCAACTTTCTGCTTGGCTTAGGAAACGAAGTTTATGAACAAAACCTCTTTCGTCTGCTCTTTCAGCGACATCCTCTTTGCGCGTGGTAATAATGACTCTGCTGCCATTCTTGCCATCCGGGAATGCTCTTTTGAAACTCTCCCATGCTTCTTTCTGCCATACATCATCAACCACCACAAGGTATTTGCGTTCTTTTAATAGATCACGAAGATAAATTTCTAGATCTCCTTCTGTCATCCTTTCCAACAAATCTAGAGTTTCCTTGGTGCGACCTTGGATGGATTTTATGATATTCCGAAGAAGATCCATTGTGTTGTACTCTTGAGAGACACATATCCAAGCACGTGTAGGGAAGCTATTGAGTATATCAGGACTGTTGTAGAGGTTTCTGGCAAGAGTGGTCTTGCCTAATCCGCCCATTCCATAAATGGAGAGGACAATTCGACGAGGCTCTGCTTTGAGAAGTTGAGCTAGCAATTTTTGTACAACATCCTGTAGTCCAACAAAAATGTAATCCTGGTCATCCACATATGAGGTAGTTCTCCTCAATGTTGTAACCTGATTACTTGGCCCTTCTCCTGTATTATAATTGATATTTGTAATACCATAAGTCTCTCGTTTGCGAGAGATATCCATGATTCGTTGCTTGAGTGATTGGATCTCCTCGGCAACATTGTAGAATTTCTTCTCCTTCCTACATATGCAAGCGCATGCCTTGAGACAACTAGCACGTTTACCAGCCTCGAAGGTGTAAGTCTCGAGTATAGCAACAGCATCATTAGCAATAGAGTTGATCTCAAACACCCATTGTTGAACTCTTAGATCTCCGCTTTGCTTTAGTTCTGCATCTCTGAGGAAAGACTGTATGAACAGTAGCTCATTTCTCAGCCATCTAACTTCATCTCTGAGACTTGTACGCAGGGAAACTTGTTGAATGAGGAAATCACCCAATTTTTGAACTGCAAATGACACAAAGGCATCAGCCATCTTCAGGAGTGTTGATTTTTATCTGGAAAAGAGGGGGCTGTATATTGGAATAAGAGATATACACTCAGAAACAGTAGAGATAAATAGTGTGTTCAAAGGGTCCACTTGTGTGATTGTTGAAATATGTATTAAAGCTTCTTCAACAACCATTACACAACTTGTGGGAAAATATCTACAGAGAAAAGTCTAAAAGTAATAATTATATGTATTGTCAAATATGTCAAACACGAATGTGGAGAATGAACAAGAGAAATTAGAGCAATGAAAGTGGTATTTGGCCCCTTTGACTGGGCAAGAGAAAATCAAAGTGTTCCCATTTTCAAAAATTAGAGCAATGAAAGTGAAATGTGCCCTATTTTTTGGTGTGTACTTTGACTTTCTTTTTATCACATTGCTCAACAATGAAAGTGAATATTTTAAGTATATAGCAAACCCTCAGTGCATAAAAGTTAAGCCtcgttcctttttttttaacgCGCAGGTGGACTATTTGTTAGGAGACAATCCACTAAAAAATATCATACATGGAGCTAGGTATCCACAGAGGATTCATCACAGGGGATCCTCAATCGCGAACCATCCAGCAAAGATACAATGCAGGTCTGGTTTCAGTGTGATGAACTCACAATCACCAAACCCGAACATACTAGTGGGGGCTGTGGTGGGTGGTCCTGATCAGCACGATCATTTCCCAGACGAGCGTTCAGATTACGAGCAATCTGAACCTGCCACTTACCTTGCTCATTCATTTGGCCATCTCTAAGTGAAGTGTAGAATCAAGAATGAAGC
Protein-coding sequences here:
- the LOC125852218 gene encoding disease resistance protein RPP13-like, which encodes MADAFLSFAVQKLGDFLMQQVSLRKNLRKEIEWLKNELLFIQSFLKDAELKQCVDHRVQQWVFEINSVANDAVAILETYSFEADKGDDDEFASHLKACVCIYRKEKKFYNVAEEIQSLKQRIIDISRKRETYGITNINSNAGEGPSNQSAMVRTLRRTTSYVDDQDYIFVGLQDVVQTLLAQLLKAEPRRTVLSIHGMGGLGKTTLARNLYNSPDILSSFPTRAWICVSQEYNTMDLLKTIIKSIQGRTKGTLGLLETMTEGDLEVHLRDLLKERKYLVVVDDVWQREAWESLKRAFPDSKNGSRVIITTRKEDVAERADDRGFVHKLRFLSQEESWDLFRKKLLDVRAMVPAMESLAKDMVEKCRGLPLAIVVLSGLLSHRGGLDKWQEVKDQLWKNIIEDKFIEISCILSLSYNDLSIVLKQCFLYLGIFPEDQVLEAENIIRLWMAEGFVPNGEERMEDVAEGFLNELIRRSLVQVVNTFWEKVIECRIHDLLRDLAIQKASDTNLFDIYHPRKHSKSSSCIRLAIHGQGERYHLLDLSNLKLRSIMFFDQDFRNVFQHIDVFRHIYVLYLDIKGGGAIPDAIGSLYHLKLLRLRGIRDLPSSIGNLKNLQTLVVTNFGYNTCQLPRETADLINLRHLVVRYSKPLAHISKLTSLQVLERVFCDQWKYVDPVDLVNLRELSMFHISISYSLNNISSLKNLSTLTLFCQETESFPSLEFVNCCEKLQKLLLKGRIEKLPLFPNSITMMLLENSKLTEDPMPILGMLPNLRNLHLVGAYEGKEIMCSDNGFSQLEFLCLRDLSKLERWDLGTSAMPLIKGVGIHDCPNLKEIPERMKDVELLRRNYT
- the LOC125852220 gene encoding GTP-binding protein BRASSINAZOLE INSENSITIVE PALE GREEN 2, chloroplastic-like isoform X1, coding for MERVSELGQWQKQEVKARGTSWDVKSMDVAVAGLGWFSLRLKGEADLALWTYDGIQITLREPLVLDRAASIERPGFWLPKAISEAIANLSKLEGQEAREKKPSEETMQLS
- the LOC125852219 gene encoding disease resistance protein RPP13-like translates to MADAFVSFAVQKLGDFLIQQVSLRTSLRDEVRWLRNELLFIQSFLRDAELKQSGDLRVQQWVFEINSIANDAVAILETYTFEAGKRASCLKACACICRKEKKFYNVAEEIQSLKQRIMDISRKRETYGITNINYNTGEGPSNQVTTLRRTTSYVDDQDYIFVGLQDVVQKLLAQLLKAEPRRIVLSIYGMGGLGKTTLARNLYNSPDILNSFPTRAWICVSQEYNTMDLLRNIIKSIQGRTKETLDLLERMTEGDLEIYLRDLLKERKYLVVVDDVWQKEAWESFKRAFPDGKNGSRVIITTRKEDVAERADERGFVHKLRFLSQAESWDLFCRKLLDVRAMVPEMESLAKDMVEKCRGLPLAIVVLSGLLSHKKGLNEWQKVKDHLWKNIKEDKSIEISNILSLSYNDLSTALKQCFLYFGIFPEDQVVKADNIIWLWMAEGFIPRGDERMEDVAEGFLNELIRRSLVQVANTFWERVTECRVHDLLHDLAIQKALEVNFFDIYDPRSHSISSLCIRHVIHSQGERYLSLDLSNLKLRSIMFFDPDFRNMSLINFRSVFQHLYVLYLDMPVGNMSIVPDAIGSLYHLKFLSLRGICDVPSSIGNLKNLQTLVVDAGGYTCQLPREIADLINLRHLVARYYSKPLVHISKLTSLQVVDGISCDQWKDVDPVDLVNLRELSMEYINKSYSLNNISSLKNLSTLRSFCIGGQSFPSLEFVNCCEKLQKLWLDGRIEKLPDLFPNSITMMVLRFSVLTEDPMPILGMLPNLRNLDLFRAYEGKEIMCSDNNFSQLEFLILYDLENLERWHLGTNAMPLIKCLGIHDCPNLKEIPERMKDVELLKRNYTW